One Ascaphus truei isolate aAscTru1 chromosome 9, aAscTru1.hap1, whole genome shotgun sequence genomic region harbors:
- the LOC142503218 gene encoding uncharacterized protein LOC142503218, translated as MSQLSLLELHTAGERRWPHTHESASVCLKAASLAVGLKAASLAVGLKAASLAVGLKAASLAVGLKAVSLAVGLKAVSLAVGLKAASLAVVLKAASLAVGLKAASLGVGLKAASLGVGLKAASLGVGLKAASLAVGLKAASLAVGLKAASLAVGLKAVSLAVGLKAASLAVWLKAASLAVGLKAASLAVGLKAASLAVELKAASLAVGLKAASLGVGLKAVSLAVGMKAASLAVGLKAASLAVELKTASLAVGMKAASLAVGLKAASLAVELKAASLAVGLKAASLSVGLKAVSLTVGLKAASLAVGLKAASLAVGLKAASLAVGLKAATLAVGLKAASLAVGLKAASLAVGLKAASLGVGLKAASLGVGLKADSLGVGLKADSLGVGLKADSLGVGLKADSLGVGLKADSLGVGTQDVALCRIISSAGDDHTSPSRQSRTRSDRPGCSMCSSPELLSQGAVRS; from the exons ATGTCACAGCTCAGCCTCCTGGAGCTCCACACCGCCGGAGAACGCCGCTGGCCACACACCCACGAGTCAGCAA gtgtgtgcctgaaggctgcctctctggctgtggggctgaaggctgcctctctggctgtggggctgaaggccgcctctctggctgtggggctgaaggctgcctctctggctgtggggctgaaggctgtctctctggctgtggggctgaaggctgtctctctggctgtggggttgaaggctgcctctctggctgtggtgCTGAAGGCTGcttctctggctgtggggctgaaggctgcctctctaggtgtggggctgaaggctgcctctctaggtgtggggctgaaggctgcctctctaggtgtggggctgaaggctgcctctctggctgtggggctgaaggctgcctctctggctgtggggctgaaggctgcctctctggctgtggggctgaaggctgtctctctggctgtggggctgaaggctgcctctctggctgtgtggctgaaggctgcctctctggctgtggggctgaaggctgcctctctggctgtggggctgaaggctgcctctctggctgtggaactgaaggctgcctctctggctgtggggctgaaggctgcctctctaggtgtggggctgaaggctgtctctctggctgtggggatgaaggctgcctctctggctgtggggctgaaggctgcctctctggctgtggaaCTGAAgactgcctctctggctgtggggatgaaggctgcctctctggctgtggggctgaaggctgcctctctggctgtggaactgaaggctgcctctctggctgtggggctgaaggctgcctctctgtctgtggggctgaaggctgtctctctgactgtggggttgaaggctgcctctctggctgtggggctgaaggctgcctctctggctgtggggctgaaggctgcctctctggctgtggggctgaaggctgccactctggctgtggggctgaaggctgcctctctggctgtggggttgaaggctgcctctctggctgtggggctgaaggctgcttcTCTAGGTGTGGgactgaaggctgcctctctaggTGTGGGACTGAAGGCTGATTCTCTAGGTGTGGGACTGAAGGCTGATTCTCTAGGTGTGGGACTGAAGGCTGATTCTCTAGGTGTGGGACTGAAGGCTGATTCTCTAGGTGTGGGACTGAAGGCTGATTCTCTAGGTGTGGGGACACAGGATGTCGCCTTGTGTCGGATCATTTCGTCGGCTGGGGATGaccacacatcgcccagcagacagag CAGGACCAGGAGCGACAGGCCCGGCTGCTCCATGTGCAGTTCACCGGAGCTGCTGTCCCAGGGGGCTGTGCGTTCCTGA